CGGCGGTCGCGGCATTCGCCGCTGCGACGATGCCACTCAGTTGCGCCAGGCCTGGGAGCGGGTGATTTCCGAGGCCACCAAGGCTTTCGGCAGCGCCGACGTGTTCATGGAAAAGTGTGTGGTCGAGCCGCGGCACATCGAGGTGCAGATACTCGCCGATCGCCACGCCAACGTCATCCACCTGTTCGAGCGCGATTGTTCGATCCAGCGCCGCAACCAGAAACTGATCGAGATCGCCCCCAGCCCGCAGCTGACCCCCGAACAGCGTGCCTATGTCGGCGAACTGGCGGTGCGCGCCGCCGAGGCGGTGGGCTACGAAAATGCCGGGACCGTCGAGTTCCTGGTCAAGGGCAACGAAATCTATTTCATGGAGATGAACACCCGAGTCCAGGTCGAACACACCATCAGCGAGGCGATCACCGGGGTCGACATCGTCCGCGAGCAGATCCGCATCGCCGCCGGGCTGAAACTGGCGTTCCGCCAGGAAGACATTCGCCATCACGGTTATGCGATCCAGTTTCGCATCAACGCCGAGGACCCCAAGAACGACTTCCTGCCGTCGTTCGGCCGGATCACCCGCTACTACGCGCCGGGCGGCCCGGGGGTGCGTACCGACACGGCGATCTACACTGGCTACACGATTCCGCCGTATTTCGACTCGATGTGCCTGAAGCTGATCGTCTGGGGGCTGACCTGGGAGGAAACCCTGAATCGCGGCATTCGCGCGCTCAACGACATGCGCCTGCAGGGGGTCAAGACCACCGCGCCCTATTACCAGGAGATCCTGCGCCACCCGGATTTTCGGCGCGGCGAGTTCGACACCGGCTTCGTGCCGGCGCACCCGGAGCTGCTCAATTACTCGGTGAAGCGCAATCCCGAAGAGGTCGCATTGGCCATTGCTGCCGCCATCGCCGCCCACGCCGGACTATAAGGAGAGATTCATGAGCCCGAAGCAACCCGACCGGGTCCACGTCACCGACGTCGTGCTGCGTGACGGTCATCAGTCGCTGATTGCCACTCGCATGCGCACCGAGGACATGCTGCCGATCTGTCCGCAGCTGGACGCCATCGGCTTTCATTCCCTGGAGGTATGGGGTGGGGCGACCTTCGACGCCTGCGTTCGTTTTCTCAAGGAGGACCCCTGGGAGCGGCTGCGCGCATTGAAGGAGGCGCTGCCCGCCACGCCGCTGCAGATGCTGCTGCGCGGCCAGAACCTGCTGGGCTACCGCCACTATGCCGACGACGTGGTCGAGCGTTTCGTCGCGCGTTCCGCTGACAATGGCATCGATATCTTCCGGATCTTCGACGCGCTCAACGACCTGCGCAATCTGGAAACCGCGATGCGCGCGGTCAAGGCCAGCGGCAAGCACGCCCAGGGCACGCTGTGCTACACGGTCAGCCCGGTGCATACCCTGGCGATGTTCGTCGAACAGGCCCGCCGGCTGGTCGAGATGGGCGCCGATTCGATCGCCATCAAGGACATGGCGGGTCTGCTCACCCCCTATGCCACCGAACAGCTGGTGGCGGCGCTGGTCGAGGCGGTCGAGGTGCCCATTCACCTGCATGCCCATGCCACCTCGGGGCTGTCGTCGCTGTGTCATCTCAAGGCGATCGAGGCCGGCTGCCGGCACATCGATACCTGCAACTCCGGCTTCGCCGGCGGCACCAGCCACCCGTCCACCGAAGCGATGGTCGCCGCACTGCAGGGCACCGGCTACGATACCGGGCTGGATCTCGAGGCGCTCAAGCAGGTCGGCGACTATTTCCGCGAGGTGCGCAGGAAATACGCCGCCTTCGAGAGCGAGTTCACCCGCGAGGACGTCTCGGTACAGATCAACCAGGTGCCGGGCGGGATGATGTCCAACCTGGCCAACCAGCTCAAGGAGCAGAACGCGCTATCGCGGATTCGCGAGGTGTTCGCCGAGATCCCGCGGGTGCGCGCAGACCTTGGCTACCCGCCGCTGGTCACGCCGACCTCGCAGATCGTCGGCACCCAGGCGGTGATGAACGTGCTCACCGGCGAGCGCTACAAGGCCATCACCAACGAGGTCAAGCGCTACCTGCAGGGCGGTTACGGCCAGCCGCCGGCCGAGGTCGACGCCGAGATCCGTCGCCGGGCGATCGGCAACCAGCCGGTCGAGGAGGGGCGCCCGGCCGATGCGCTGGCACCCGAGATGGAGCGCCTGGGCCGCGAGACCGGAGAGCTGGCCGAGAGCGAGGAGGACGTGCTGACCTTCGCCATGTTCCCCGAACTGGGCCGCGATTTTCTGCAGGGGCGCCGCGACGGCACCTTAAGCCCCGAGCCGCTGCCCGCGCCCGACGCCGCGGCGGGGCGCCCGGCGACCGAGGGCGTGCCCACCGAGTTCGTGATCGATGTGCATGGCGAGTCCTACGAAGTGCAGATCACCGGTGTGGGACGCAACACCGGCGGCAAGCGCCAGGTCTACCTGACGCTTGACGGCATGCCCGAGGAAGTGGTTTTCGAGGCCAAGGACGACTATGTCGGCAGCGCGGCGCCGGGGCGTGCCAAGGCCAGCGCGCCGGGGCACGTCACCACCTCGATGCCGGGCAACATCGTCGACGTGCTGGTCGCTGTCGGCGACGGCGTCGAGGCCGGTCAGCCGGTGCTGGTCACCGAAGCGATGAAGATGGAAAGCGAAGTTCATGCCCGGGTCGCCGGCACCGTGCAGGCCGTCCACGTTGCGCGTGGCGATCGCGTCACGCCCGGCGAAGTGCTGATCGAGATCGACTGAGTCACAGCTTTAGGTGGTCGGCAAGTGGCTGTCGGGATGGGCGATGGTGCCTGCCGACTCACGGCGAGGCATCGCCGGACTTGCAACTGGCGCTGAGCCGGCTAGTAGTTAAGAGTAAGCAATTGTTCGCCCCACCCAGGAGAGACCCCATGGATGACAAGCACCGTAGCGATGAACTGGCCCGCCTGGTCGACCAATGCTACAGCCAGGCGCGCCGCGTCGATGGCCGCAGCGCACTGATGGGCGGTGCGCTCGGGCTATTGTTGAGCAGCCGCCATGGACGCGGCGTGCTCGGCAAGGCCCTCAAGTACGGCCTGGTGGCGGGGGTCGGTGCGCTGGCCTGGCGGGCACGCAGCGAACGCGAGCGCAGCCCATCGCGCGGGCTGGACGACGCGACGCCATCATCCAACGGCGACGAGACGATCGCCGAGACGCGGGTCTCCGAGACGCCGGCCGCCGGAACGCCGGCCGCCGGAACGCCGGCCGCCGGAACGTCGACGGGCTCCTTCGCGACCCAGCGCGACGACGCCGAACCGCCACAGGTGCCTTGAGTCGGCAACTCGCCTTCATGGCCACGTGGTCGCCGACGGCGTTCGGCGCGCGCTTGGCGCTGCATCCCGCTCTACCGTGACGCCCGCAACGCCGGGCGCCACGTATCTGCATTTCCGGACCCTTCAGGCCTGTTTCCGCCGCTGCCGGCTGCGAGTCGTCGCGCCATGGTCCGAAATGAACCCGCAATCGAGGGCTTTTGTTGGCTGCATGGCAGGCAAGATGGCGTTACCCTTATCATGCAGTGCAGCAAAGCCACTACGGGAGCTTTCACCATGTTGTCTCTTTATGCCTCCATGGCGCAGGCGGCCACGACCTTCTGGGATCCGCTGGGGATCGGTCGCGCCGCCATCGACTATTGGCGTGACGCCGCCGAGCGCAGCGTGCTCTATCTGGATGTCATGCGACAGCGCGGCAACCAGTACCTCGAGCACATGGAAAAGACCCGTCCCAGCGTGCTGGGCTTCGCGACCGAGATGCTGGTCGATGGGCGGGATCTGCCGCGTCCGGTCAATTACGAGCTGATGCGCGTGCTGCCGCCCGAGGGCGTTATCGTCGACGACGACATGCGCCCGTTCGTGGTCGTCGACCCGCGTGCCGGTCATGGGCCGGGCATCGGCGGCTTCAAGCCCGACAGCGAGATCGGCGTGGCGCTGCGCGCCGGTCATCCCTGCTACTTCATCGGTTTTCTGCCGTTTCCGGTGCCTGGGCAGACGGTGGAGGACGTCGTCGAGGCCGAAGCGCATTTCCTGCGTCAGATCATCGAGCGTCACCCGCAGACCGACGAGAAACCGATGGTCGTCGGCAACTGTCAGGCCGGCTGGCAGCTGATGATGGCGGCGGCGCTCGAGCCCGACTGTTTCGGGCCCATCCTGATCGCCGGCGCGCCGCTCTCCTACTGGGCGGGCGAGCGCGGCAAGGCGCCGATGCGCTACTCCGGCGGGATGCTCGGCGGCAGTTGGCTGACCGCCTTCGCCAGCGATCTGGGGGCGGGCAATTTCGATGGCGCCTGGCTGGTGCAGAACTTCGAGAAGCTCAATCCGGCCAATACGCTGTGGAGCAAGCAGTACAACCTGTTCGCCAACGTCGACAGCGAGGCGCGTCGCTATCTGGAATTCGAGCGCTGGTGGGGCGGCCACGTGGTCCTCGACGGTGCCGAGATCCAGTATATCGTCGACAATCTGTTCATCGGCAACCGACTGAGCAGCGCCCAGTTGCAGACCCGCGACGGCCGGCGCATCGACCTGCGCAACGTGCGCTCGCCGATCGTGGTGTTCTGCTCGAAGGGCGACGACATCACGCCGCCGCCCCAGGCGCTGGGCTGGATTCGCGATCTTTACGGCAGTGTCGACGACATCCAGGCCAACGACCAGACCATCGTCTATTGCGTCCACGATACCACCGGCCATCTGGGCATCTTCGTCTCGGGCAGCGTCTCGCGCAAGGAGCACGCCGAGTTCACGGAGAACATGGATTACATCGATATCCTGCCGCCGGGGCTCTACGAGGCCGCAGTCAACGAACGGCCCGGTGACGGGTCCGCAGCGCAGCATGTCGATGGCGATTACCTGCTCGAGTTCACCCCGCGCGATCTCGACGATGTCAACGCCATCGTCCAGCCGATCCACGAGGACGAGCGGCGCTTCGCCACCCTGGCCAGGGTCTCGGAGATCAATCTGGGGATATACCAGCGCTACGCGCAGCCCTGGATGCAGGCGATCGTGACCCCCGAGGCGGCGCGCTGGATACGCCGCATGCACCCCATCCGGCTGGGCTACAAGCTGCTCTCGGATCGCAATCCGGCCAGCGTGCCGTTGCCGGTGATGGCCGATTTCGTCAAGGCCAACCGCGCTGCGGTCGGCAACGACAACCCGTTTCGGGTCGCCGAGAGCATGCTCTCGGATCAGATCGTCAACGCCCTCAATGTCTTGCGCGACGTGCGTGACCAAGGCATCGAATGGCTGTTTCTGGAGACCTACGGTCAGCCCTGGTTGCAGACATTGGCCGGGCTCGGCGTCGACCGTGGCGAGCTGCCCAACCGTCGCCCCGGGCTCGAGCCCGAGCATGGCCGCTTCATCGCCCAGCGCATGGAGGCGCTGCGCGGACGGATCGCCGAGGGCGACAGCCATCACGCAGTGATGCGCGCGCTGATCTTCGTGCTGGGGGGCGCGCCATCCACCGACGAGCGCAACTTCCAGCGGCTCAAGCAAACCCGTGCCCAGATCGAGCCGGATATCAATCTGAGCACGTTCAAGGCGCTGGTCCGCGAGCAGTTCTTCATTCTCAAGCTGGATTCGCCGGCGGCCCTGGAGGCGCTGCCAACCCTGCTCGAGGGCCAGAACGCACAGGCCATCGACGCGCATCTTGCGCACATCGAGCATGTCGTCGAGGCCAGTGCGCCGCTGTCCGAGCGTACCCAGTCACGCCTCGATCGGGTGCGCGAATTGTTCGCGCGGGCCAAGCCGGAAGCCAGACCCGGGCCGGCGTGACGTAACGCTCGAAAACCCCTGATCGGCACGGCGGGCCAGGGGGCTTTCATGTGGCCGGGCTTGGCGAGGGTCTCGTGCCAGCGTCCCGCCCATTGGAGCAGTTCCGTCTTCTTGGCGTCATGGGCGATCAGCGCGATGCGCTTTCTCGCCGGCAGGGTGCGCTGAATCTGGCGTCGCGGACGCTCGGGGCCGCTGACCTCACCGCTCATGACGACGCCGCGTCCAGGTCGAGAATCTTCATCGAGTTGGTGCCGCCATGCGCGTTCATGTGATCGCCGCGAGTCAGGATCACATGATCGTCGGGCTCGGCGATGCCGCGGTCGCGGAGCAATCGCAGGGCGCGCACATCGAGCTCCTCGGGCGGAATGTTGGTAGTGTCGAAGGGCAGCGAGACCACGCCGCGATACAGCGCCATGCGCCGCTGGGCGATGGGGCTGTGGGCCAGTCCGACGATCGGCAGTCCCGAGCGGATGCGCGAGGCGATCAGCGGCGTGTAGCCGGTGGCGGTCATGCAGGCGATCGCCGCCACGCCGGCCAGATGGTTGGCGGCGTACATTGCGGATAGCGCCACCGTTTCGTCGATGCGGGTGAAATCCTCGTGGATGCGGTGCTTGGACTCCTGGATGCTGCGTTCGCGCTCGGCGCCCAGGCACAGGCGCTGCATCGCCTCGACGGTTTCGACCGGGTAGTCGCCGGCGGCGGTCTCGGCGGAGAGCATCACCGCATCGGTGCCGTCGAGCACGGCGTTGGCGACGTCGAACACCTCGGCACGGGTCGGCAACGGCGAGGTGATCATCGACTCCATCATCTGGGTGGCGGTGATCACCGCGCGATTGAGGCTACGCGCGCGCTGGATCAGGCGCTTCTGCACGCCGATCAACTGGGCGTCGCCGATCTCCACGCCGAGATCGCCGCGGGCTACCATCACCGCCTCGGAGGCGCGGATGATGTCGTCCATCACCTCGGGGTCGGCGACCGCCTCGGCGCGTTCGATCTTGGCCACCAGGCCGATCTCGGCGCCGGCCTCGCCGAGCAGCTCGCGGGCCAGCTGCATGTCGGCCGCCGAGCGCGGGAACGACACCGCGAGGTAATCGACGCCGATATCGATGGCGGTCTTTAGATCCTCGCGGTCCTTGTCGGTGAGGGCCGCCGCCGACAGGCCGCCGCCCTGCTTGTTGATGCCCTTGTTGTTGGACAGCTTGCCGCCGACGCGCACCGTGGTATGGACCCGCGGTGGCTCGACCTTGATTACTTCCAGTTCGAGGCGGCCGTCGTCGAGCAGCAGCACGTCGCCGGCGCTGACGTCGTCGGCCAGCGTCTTGTAGTCGCAACCGACCTGGGTGGCATCGCCGGCATCGCGCGCAAGCGACACGTCGAGGATGAACGTCTGATCCTCGACGAGCGTAACCGCGCCGTCGGCGAAACGGGCGATGCGAATCTTCGGGCCCTGCAGGTCGCCGAGCGCGGCGACGCTGCGACCATGACGCTCGGCGGCTTCGCGCACCGCACTCAGGCGGCGGCGATGATCCTCGGGCGAGCCGTGGGAAAAGTTCAGCCGCACCACGTCGACGCCGATACGGATGAGTTCGTCGAGTACGCCCTCGCGATCGCTGGCGGGGCCCAGGGTGGCGACGATCTTGGTGCGGCGAAGGGGGGCATGGCCGTGCAAGTCCGGCATGAGAAGCTCCTTACTGCTCGGTACTGTCTCTATAAAGGTGGCAACGATCGTCCGCCATGCAAAGTGCTTGTGCGGAAGTCCACGTCAACAAGCCTGGCGGTCGTGCCTGCGACAACATGTAGTCATTTTACTACATCATAGTACAGCACGTTGTCGCCGGACGTGAAAGCCGCGCGATCCCCGACTCCGCGCGTCCGACCGAGCGCAGTGTGGGACCAGGCCGGCCGCCATGGCAGGCTTGCGCCAAGCCTGGCCGCGCGTCTAGTGTCATGAAAACCCGCCTCGCACTTGACGCCATGCAGCGACTGGCGCCCAGCGGATGGCTGGGGTAGGGTAAGCGCATTTTGTCACCGGCGTTCGCGTTCGGTACGTCGTACACGTCGCCGCGTCATGCATGCGGACTCGACACGTAGAAAGTGGAGCACTATGGGCAAGTCACTGGTCATCGTTGAGTCGCCAGCCAAGGCCAAGACGATCAACAAGTACCTCGGCAACGATTTCATCGTGAAGTCGAGCGTCGGCCACATTCGCGACCTGCCGACCAGCGGCTCCGGCAAGAACGTCAGCGATCCCAAGGAGCGCGCCAGGCAGGCAGCGGCGACACGCAAGATGTCCCCCGAGGAGAAAGCTGTCTACCAGAAGCAGAAGTCCTGGCATCAGCTGGTGCGGCGCATGGGCATCGACCCGGAGCATGGCTGGCAGGCCAACTACGAGATCCTGCCGGGCAAGGAGAAGGTCGTCGAGGAGCTGGCCAAGCTGGCCAGCAAGGCCGACACCATCTATCTCGCCACCGACCTGGACCGCGAGGGGGAGGCGATCGCCTGGCACCTGCGCGAGACCATCGGTGGCGATGACGAACGTTACAAGCGGGTGGTGTTCAACGAGATCACCAAGAACGCCATTCAGGAAGCCTTCAAGGAGCCGGGCAGCCTCAACATGCCGCGGGTCGAGGCGCAGCAGACGCGGCGCTTCCTCGACCGGGTGGTGGGTTTCATGCTTTCTCCATTGCTGTGGAGCAAGGTCGCCCGCGGGCTGTCCGCCGGGCGCGTGCAATCGGTGGCGGTGCGCCTGATCGTCGAGCGCGAGCGCGAGATCCGCGCCTTCGTTCCCGAAGAGTTCTGGGACGTGCATGCCGATCTGGTCAGTTCAGCAGGCGAGCCGATACGCTTCGAACTGGTGCGCCAGGACGGCAAGCCGTTCCGGCCCACCTCCGAGGCCGAGACCCTTACGCGCATCGCAGCGCTTCACAAGGCCGATCTTGAGATCACCGCCCGCGAGGAGAAGCCGACCCGCTCCAAGCCCAACGCGCCGTTCATCACCTCGACCCTGCAGCAGGCCGCCAGCGGCCGGCTGGGATTCTCGGTGAAGAAGACCATGACCCTGGCCCAGCGTCTCTACGAGGCGGGTTACATCACCTACATGCGTACCGATTCCACCAATCTTTCGCAGGAAGCGGTGAGCGGTGTGCGCGACTACATCGAGGGTCAGTTCGGCCAGCGCTACCTGCCCGAAGCGCCGCTGCGCTATTCGAGCAAGGAGGGCGCCCAGGAGGCCCACGAGGCGATCCGTCCCTCCGAGGTGACGCGCACCGCCGCCGACCTGGCCGGCATGGAGCGCGATGCCGAGCGGCTCTACGAGCTGATCTGGCGCCAGTTCGTGGCCTGCCAGATGACCCCGGCGGAGTACCTGTCGACCACGCTGACGGTGGAAACCCAGGGCTTCGAGCTGCGCGCCAAGGGCCGCGTGCTCAAGTTCGACGGTTATACCCGGGTCATGAAGCCGACCGGCAAGAAGGACGAGGACCAGACGCTGCCCGATCTGGCCGAGGGCACCGCGATGGTGCTCGAGCGCCTCGACCCGCAGCAGCACTTCACCAAGCCGCCGGCGCGCTACACCGAGGCGAGCCTGGTCAAGGAGCTGGAGAAGCGCGGCATCGGCCGGCCGTCGACCTACGCCTCGATCATCTCGACCATTCAGGATCGCGGCTACGTCAAGCTCGAGAGCCGGCGCTTCTATGCCGAGAAGCTCGGCGACATCGTCACCGACCGGCTGGCCGAATCGTTCAGCGACCTGATGGATTACGGCTTCACCGCGCGCATGGAGGACAGCCTCGACGAGGTCGCCGAAGGCGAGCGCAACTGGCGGACGCTGCTCGACGCCTTCTACGCCGAGTTCCGGGCCAAGCTGGAAACAGCCGAGGGCGAGGACGGCATGCGCCCCAACCAGCCGGTGCCCACCGACATCGACTGCCCCAAGTGCGGGCGCAAGATGCAGATTCGCACCGCCTCGACCGGGGTATTCCTGGGCTGCTCGGGATACAACCTGCCGCCCAAGGAGCGCTGCAAGACCACCATCGACCTGATTCCCGGCGACGAGGCGGTCGCCGCCGAGGCCGGCGAGGACGCCGAGACCGATGCGCTGCGCGCCAAGCGTCGCTGCCCCAAGTGCGGCACGGCGATGGACAGCTACCTGATCGACGAGACCCGCAAATTGCATATCTGCGGCAACAGCCCCGATTGCGACGGCCACGAGATCGAGTCCGGCAAGTTCAAGCTCAAGGGCTACGAAGGGCCGACCATCGAGTGCGACAAGTGCGGCAGCGACATGCAGTTGAAGTCGGGCCGCTTCGGCAAGTATTTCGGCTGCACCAACGAGAATTGCAAGAATACCCGCAAGCTGCTTAGAAGCGGCGAGGTGGCGCCGCCCAAGATGGACCCGATCCCGATGCCCGAGCTGGCCTGCCAGAAGGTCGACGACCATTACGTGCTGCGCGACGGCGCCAGCGGGCTGTTCTTGGCCGCCAGCCAGTTTCCCAAGAATCGCGAGACCCGCGCGCCGCTGGTCGCCGAACTCAAGGCCCACGCCAAGGAGCTGCCCGAGAAGTATCACTTCCTGCTCGAGGCTCCCGCCCAGGACCCCGACGGCCGGCCGGCGCAGATCCGCTTCTCGCGCAAGACCAAGAGCCAGTACGTGATGAGCGACGAGGAGGGCAGGGCCACCGGCTGGAAGGCGATTTACGAGGACGGCCGCTGGCAGATCGAGGACAAGCGCAAGTGACTCCCCGAGGACGCACCAACCAGTTGCTCTACCAGGCCGAATTGCTGCTCGCCTGCGAGCCCGGCGACGACGAGCATGCCGCGGCGCGGCACATGGCGATCGAGGAGGGCACGCTGGCGCTTGCCGAGCTGGCGCTCGACGCGGCGTTGCGCGAACTCACCGAGCATGCTGCGTTTAAGCGTCACGACTGGCGGGAACTGCTGGAAGGCCAGGATGAAGGCGTCGCCGAGTTGCGCCGCCTGCGGGTGCTGCGCGACGACCCGGAAAGTTGGCTGGCGAGGCTCTGTCTGCGACTGCATGCGCTGCACGATGTCGAGGGCGCGGCGCGGCGCGAGGCGAGCGATTCGCTGATCGTCGCCGCCGATCGCGTGACCCTGGGCGACGAGCTACACTGGTGCCTGCGGGCCTTCAAGGACGAGCTCGCCGCGTTGCGCGAAACCAGCGTCGAATGGTGACGCCCAGGCGCGCTAAGTGTTAGGCTGTCGTCATAGAATAACGACCATGGCCGTATGCCGTGGTCGTTTTTTGTTGCCAAGGAATAACCAGCCATGGCGCAATGAATCGAGGTGACCGTGTCAGAGACTGCCGTGTTGGAAATCGTCGAACTCGCCGATGGCGAATTCGTGTTGCGCCCGGCCGATGAAGGCGAGGGCGAGCCGCTGTTGAGCATTCGCATCTCCGAGGAAGCCGCCGAGCTGCTGAGTCAGAGTCGCTTCGAGGTGGCCCGGAAGATGATCGATCACGCGATAACCCAGACCACCCTGTGGGAGGGCGAGAAGGACGCAACGTCGCTGCCCGAGACGATGCATTGACTGTCGGGCACGTTGCCGTGCCCGCTCATGAATGAAATCCATGGCGGGCCTGAATCGTACCCGCTAGCCAGCACGCTCCTGATCCATCCGGCAACCAACGAGGGGGCGGCATGCAACGTGTAGCCATTCTGGTCGACGTGCAGAACGTCTACTACACCACTCGCCAGGCGTTCGGCCGGCATTTCGACTACAACGCCTTCTGGGCGCAGGCCAGCGCCGGGCGCGAGGTGGTCGCGGCCCACGCCTACGCGGTCGACCGCGGCGACGACAAGCAGCGCCAGTTCCAGAACATCCTGCGCGCCATCGGTTTCGAGGTGAAACTCAAGCCCTACATCCAGCGCCGCGACGGCTCGGCGAAGGGCGACTGGGACGTCGGCATTGCCCTCGACGCCATCGAACTCGCCGAGCGCGTCGACCGCTTGGTGCTGGTGTCCGGCGACGGCGATTTCGCGCTGCTGGTGCAGCGTGTCGGCCAGCGCTTCGCGGTCCCGGTCGAGGTCTACGGCGTCGCTCGACTCAGCGCCGAAGCGCTGGTGCGCGCGGCCTCGCCGTTCATCGCCATCGACGCGCCGCTGCTGCTGGCGGCGCGCCCGGCTCAGCCTTCGCGGTGACGCTTCATCCAGTTGACCAGTCCGCCTTCGAGCAGTATCTCGACCTGGCGCGGGGTCAGGTCGTGGCGCAGCACGATTTCGCCGTCATCGCTTTGGACGGCGATGCGATCGCCCTGCTTCAGGGTCTCGTGCACACCCTCGAAGGTTAGCGTCTGGCCGCTTTCCAGGGTGTCGTAATCGCCGGGATCGTCGAAGCGCAACGGCAGCACGCCGAAGTTCACCAGGTTCTGCCAGTGGATGCGCGCAAAGCTCTTGGCGATGG
The genomic region above belongs to Halomonas zincidurans B6 and contains:
- a CDS encoding DUF6586 family protein, yielding MTPRGRTNQLLYQAELLLACEPGDDEHAAARHMAIEEGTLALAELALDAALRELTEHAAFKRHDWRELLEGQDEGVAELRRLRVLRDDPESWLARLCLRLHALHDVEGAARREASDSLIVAADRVTLGDELHWCLRAFKDELAALRETSVEW
- a CDS encoding NYN domain-containing protein; translation: MQRVAILVDVQNVYYTTRQAFGRHFDYNAFWAQASAGREVVAAHAYAVDRGDDKQRQFQNILRAIGFEVKLKPYIQRRDGSAKGDWDVGIALDAIELAERVDRLVLVSGDGDFALLVQRVGQRFAVPVEVYGVARLSAEALVRAASPFIAIDAPLLLAARPAQPSR